cttaatcctcCCTATCTAATAAATAAGCATGGTTTATTATCTGTTAATAAACTGTTAATTGATGGTCAGATTCACAAGGAGGTCAACTCACTTTGTCAATGTCATGTCAATAAACATTCATGTTCTAAAACAAAGTTAAGGGATGACTGATGTAGAATAGTTATTACTTGGATGACGTACATAAAATAAGGCTGGTTTATGTATACTTCCTGTTCACTAGTGATATCTTGGAAGCATCTGTAACAGAGTGttacacaaaatatttgaacagGACTTTCTTATTCATGtgtatctttttaaagacataCTGCCCCGGTGTTTgtagaagacagagaaaaaaaactatttccaTAAACAGTTTACAACTAAACTAGACAGAAGACAAAGAATTCATGAAGAGAAGTGGATGTgacaaacttctttttttcttcattctcctttttgggttttgttctattttttcctaGATTTTTACAGATACTTAAactcttgtcttgcttgcttctTTATCTGCCTATTCCTGAAGAAGCCATGTTATTACTTATCTATGCTTACTTTGCTGACCTAAAATCTTCAATATCCTTGTCAGCTCCTTTCCATCTGAAGATGACTTAAGATATCTCCAGTAATAGTCAAAGGCTCCAAGTAGTCTATGACTGAAAGAGTTTGCTGCCTTCTCAAGGAAAAATCTGACAACTTTGTGCTGGGTTAACTGCACAGGTTACTGTGTTCAGGCATTCCTTGCAGCCTCTCAACTGGCCATCCTAGCTACCTTAGATGGGAGGTCAGAAAGATCTGTTTGTGCCTGATAATTTGGGAGACTTAGTATTGGAGCGATGAGGAGTACTCATATCATCCTTAGTGGTGTCTCACTGAGGAAACTTGAAACTTCATCCTTAACGTTGGTGATAAACAGCTACTGTTGGTAAATCTTCCACTGTGGATCTGTAAGATCTACTAAAATTCATTTGATTACATTCTCAGCTTCCTTGGAAGAATGGAGCACTTTCCTCCTAGAAAgctagaaagaaatattttttttcacatttttcatatcTTAATATCAAATTCTGCACTTGGTTTAGTTTAttgtaagaaaatgaaattaatcaTTTATACAGTTTAATTTGAATAATAATACTTAGACATTCAAAGTAAAAGTAGGCTGAAAGATCAAGTGAAAGGCCTCCTCTGGAGACATTGGGAAAGGCTTAGTAGATAagaagtgcctttttttttcatgttctggTGTCCATCTAATTTTCAAAGGCATTAATATCAAGCATGGCATCTGAATTCTATCAAGCTTCAATGGAAAATTTCCAGCTActtatgcttttaaaatcacttaACAAGTCAGTTGAGTCAGAAGAAATTCCTGGCTTTAATGCATAATTCTGGTatgctctccatcatcttgaaaaaacattcaaattatAGACcattccaaaaaataaaagatgttgtACTGGTCTTCAGGGgagtaaatatttctttatttacaaaaatattttgagactcctatctttttcttatttttatttttacaaactCTATCACAGTTTGTCACTGTTACACTTTTTAGGAGAACAGCTTGTATTCCAGCATTCATGATTTTGTTTGACGTGACATTCCTCTTCACTCATAGTGTCCAGCAGAGAACCTGAGGTAAACGGCCTTGGAAGTCCAACTCTTCTTCAGCAGTTCTGTCATATTGAATATATTAAGCAACAGATGGCCAGGGACAACGTACAGTTTGTCAGATTTGAATCAGTAGACCTCCATGGCGTGTCAAGATCAAAGAACGTTCCTTCTCGCTTTTTTCATGTAAGTTTTTTGGCTTCTAGTTGTACCTTTGCATGCTTTTCTGGCCCTATTCTTAatttatattgtatatattttttttataatgcaaGCAGAAACTCAAACTTAGAACAAATTACCTGTTCATTCCCCTTGTTAAAGTTCCCAAAGGATATGGGCTTTTTCATCACCATAATCATCTATTGctcttttccacagaaatagTAATCTAATTAAGTAAGGTTAGTAATTTCAGTTCTTCTCACTTCTAACGATCTCCTTCCTCAGAATTATCTTTTCAGGCTCACCACAGTtataaagattttgttttactgaacaTCAGTaaattgcaaaaggaaaagagcaagcactaagaaaagcaaaatgactaCTACAAAATTAGTTTAGATATTAGAAATCCAATAGTCCTCAATGAGATAAGAAAATACTGTTGGGTTGCATGAAGACTTAATAGCAGTATTTGTCATATTGATGACTTAGAAAATATGAATCAAATTATGAAACAATTCTCAGAGTTTGTATGCGTTACCCATCAGGCTTTTCAGTACATTGCTTCCATGATACTTCACGCGCATAGCTGTATTATATTTTCACTCACATACCACTATGAATATTTCATACTTTGCTGAGTATCTCATAAAAGAGATACCAACACGACAAGACAGAGAACACTTTCATTTCAAGCTCCTTTTGAAGCCTAAGacatgttttcattattttccttttagattTTGCTACACGTTTCAACTGTATCATCAATATACAATTTAATCTCTCTGATGTTAGCTggattttataaaaaataaacttttgctCAGTTATTTTAATACTTGTGAGAGGTGATAGGTTAATTGCATCTTCTCTTTCAGTTGCTAAATCAAActgcaaatgcttttttcaGGTTATTCAAAGTCagcttttgtatttctcttaCTTACCAGTTGAATAAACTGAAGCTTTGCATGACAGTCTAAATATTTGGACACTGAAATAATGCACATGGAGAGAGTGAGCGTAATTTCCTTTACTTCTTTCTAAGAGAAATGATGTAATCCTTTTTAGGGGGATAGGGATAGGGAAGGGAGTTGGTACTATCTGGTAGTCACCTTCAATGTCTTTTTATGGTTGCAATGACAGCTTAAACATCAGTCTTCGCTATACTGTGCAGTTTCCACTATGGGCTGAAAGCATGTTACGCAGAGAGAAATGTGACCTCTGGACTGACATCTGCTTAAGAGAAGGAGGcaggcctttttttctttttttttcctttctttcttttttcttttctttttttttttttttttttttttttttttaagggaagacAATATATGTAGTCTGAAGTATTTCAACAATTTTACATTTGGACagacaaaatttctttttatcagttCTGAGCTTGCTGCTCTGTTCGGCTCATTTTGCCTCCTCTGTTCATTCAGATAGTAATCCTTTCTCTTAGAACAATGAAGGTAAGGTGCAAATGTGATCCAAATTCCACTCGATAGAACTTGGCATAATTGCAGTTTTCATAAACCAATGGTTTAGTTGTAAGGTAAGCTATAGAAGTGCTTGCTTGAAGGTGCAAGATCcatcctttcatttcattttatttgcatttcatttatgaAAGTGGAAGCTCTCTCTTCAAATAGAGAATAGAATAGAATTATGAGTTATTCCAGATTGCTATCtactataaaaggaaaatactgaaacatcAGAGTAAGTTAGCACTTGGAAGTGCTTCTTGGTATTTTACTTTCCAAACTGAATAAATttagaaagtgaaaattttcGGTTAGACTTTGCATCTGAAAACTGATGAGGTATCTGCTATAGCATTTAGAGAGATATCCAGCCTGTTTTTGTATTGCCTTGAGTTTCTGTGGTCACTTGGatcaatataaaacaaatatacagaGGTTGTGAAAGCCTAGTAGAAATATGGGAGATAAAATTTTGATTAAGTGCTGAAGAATTTTTTAGTTCAtcaagggaattaaaaaaacacttattgGGATATTTGATGCCAAGGTTTTCATACTACTCTCGTGCAAGCTTGTCCCTCCTCACAATAACACATTAGTTGTCTtttgctgttgacttcagtgagagctgcattttcagtgttcttttaTGAGAAATGCTATTGTTCCTTCTGAGAATTtgggttttatatatattatatatataaaaaatactgttgcaTTCTTCTCTCAATAATTTGtccttttgctctgtgtttAGGAAAAAGCAATTCATGGTGTTTCCATGCCCAGAAGTTACCTTGAACTGACCCTGAATCCTAAGGATAGTGAAATAGATTACATAAATGCAACCAATTTTAATTGTGATATAATTCTGAACCCTGATTTAGCAACTTTTCGAATTCTACCGTGGACTGAACAGACTGCTCGAGTGATATGTGATTCCTTCACCATACTGGGCAACCCTCTAATGACCTCACCCAGGCACATTGCCAAGAAACAGCTGAGCCAGCTTCAGGACAATGGCTTTTCTCTACGCTCTGCTTTCACTTatgaattttgcatttatgGCATTACTGAGGTTGTAAATTCGAAGACAATATCTTTTCCTGCAGCAACGATACTAAATAACCATGATCAGGCTTTCATTCAGGAGCTCATTGAAGGAATGTATTATGCCGGTGCCAACattgaaagcttttcttcttccagtggACCTGGACAAATGGAGATCACTTTTCATCCAGAGTTCGGCTTAGATGCTGCTGACAGTGCCTTCACATTCAGAACAGGCATTAAAGAAGTGGCTAAGAAGTATAACTATGTGGCTAGTTTTTTCTCAGAATCAGGATTCTACAATTCAGGGATTCTGTCACATAGCTTGTGGGACTTGAGTGGCCAGaggaatttgttttccattgGCTATGGAGCTGAGGAGCTCACTGATGTTGGAAAAAATTGGTTATCAGGTCTCTTGGCACACACGGCAGCTATCAGCTGCTTGATGGCTCCTACCACCAGCTGCCGCAAGCCTTATTCCAAATACAGTAAAGAGTCAAAAGAGACTGTAAATGCAAAATGGGCATATAATGATAACAGCTGTGCCTTTAATGTCAAATGGCATGATGGAAAAGGCACTCACATAGAGAATAGGTTAAGTTCTGCAACAGCAAACCCCTACTTGGTGCTTGCTGCTACAGTTGCTGCAGGTCTAGATGGAGTAAAGAGAGGACTTAGGTATGAtatttcacaggaagaaaatcaCATTCTTGATCTAAAACCTTCATCAGTCCCTCTAAAACTAGAAGATGCTCTTGTTGCCCTTGAGAAAGATTCATGCATTAAGGAAGCATTAGGTGAAACTTTTGTCCAATACTTTGTCGCCATGAAACATTATGAGttagaaactgaagaaatggaTAGTGAAAGGAATAAATGTTTGggatattttatttagaaggaACACTC
The sequence above is a segment of the Rhea pennata isolate bPtePen1 chromosome 3, bPtePen1.pri, whole genome shotgun sequence genome. Coding sequences within it:
- the LGSN gene encoding lengsin isoform X2 encodes the protein MNISGNGSDEADGNNICGFRKKKGVKDTRKHVPPLENEKMQLSSSSEIPDLYHLQGTTGCTEPPPDQSLQNPTSFPPVQKDRGCNDSSHIGSNAEEDMSQETEIQKNTDTEKEMIENMHKEIDAPAKTDLPLGVQPASSKEEAGCFDTASAARNTERTGTEDKEDERWGTEAAAKFCLVQVGSLDSTVATQGSGTGEPFMAASGISKQTFQELENLLSESPQLNHGPKYNGKAGGTFFQKILKSREKADKQGRPFETFRPHFGEENQKHHGFHNEEAGQWSKPLSVLSTAGSNQQQPEGSNVDQPILRLPLTSKNAESSTPESQFDSSADQMIVSSREPEVNGLGSPTLLQQFCHIEYIKQQMARDNVQFVRFESVDLHGVSRSKNVPSRFFHEKAIHGVSMPRSYLELTLNPKDSEIDYINATNFNCDIILNPDLATFRILPWTEQTARVICDSFTILGNPLMTSPRHIAKKQLSQLQDNGFSLRSAFTYEFCIYGITEVVNSKTISFPAATILNNHDQAFIQELIEGMYYAGANIESFSSSSGPGQMEITFHPEFGLDAADSAFTFRTGIKEVAKKYNYVASFFSESGFYNSGILSHSLWDLSGQRNLFSIGYGAEELTDVGKNWLSGLLAHTAAISCLMAPTTSCRKPYSKYSKESKETVNAKWAYNDNSCAFNVKWHDGKGTHIENRLSSATANPYLVLAATVAAGLDGVKRGLRYDISQEENHILDLKPSSVPLKLEDALVALEKDSCIKEALGETFVQYFVAMKHYELETEEMDSERNKCLGYFI
- the LGSN gene encoding lengsin isoform X1; its protein translation is MQLVLVLHFPVLFHSCILFVCIFCCWLQNISGNGSDEADGNNICGFRKKKGVKDTRKHVPPLENEKMQLSSSSEIPDLYHLQGTTGCTEPPPDQSLQNPTSFPPVQKDRGCNDSSHIGSNAEEDMSQETEIQKNTDTEKEMIENMHKEIDAPAKTDLPLGVQPASSKEEAGCFDTASAARNTERTGTEDKEDERWGTEAAAKFCLVQVGSLDSTVATQGSGTGEPFMAASGISKQTFQELENLLSESPQLNHGPKYNGKAGGTFFQKILKSREKADKQGRPFETFRPHFGEENQKHHGFHNEEAGQWSKPLSVLSTAGSNQQQPEGSNVDQPILRLPLTSKNAESSTPESQFDSSADQMIVSSREPEVNGLGSPTLLQQFCHIEYIKQQMARDNVQFVRFESVDLHGVSRSKNVPSRFFHEKAIHGVSMPRSYLELTLNPKDSEIDYINATNFNCDIILNPDLATFRILPWTEQTARVICDSFTILGNPLMTSPRHIAKKQLSQLQDNGFSLRSAFTYEFCIYGITEVVNSKTISFPAATILNNHDQAFIQELIEGMYYAGANIESFSSSSGPGQMEITFHPEFGLDAADSAFTFRTGIKEVAKKYNYVASFFSESGFYNSGILSHSLWDLSGQRNLFSIGYGAEELTDVGKNWLSGLLAHTAAISCLMAPTTSCRKPYSKYSKESKETVNAKWAYNDNSCAFNVKWHDGKGTHIENRLSSATANPYLVLAATVAAGLDGVKRGLRYDISQEENHILDLKPSSVPLKLEDALVALEKDSCIKEALGETFVQYFVAMKHYELETEEMDSERNKCLGYFI